One genomic segment of Ricinus communis isolate WT05 ecotype wild-type chromosome 5, ASM1957865v1, whole genome shotgun sequence includes these proteins:
- the LOC8258257 gene encoding histone H3.3: protein MARTKQTARKSTGGKAPRKQLATKAARKSAPTTGGVKKPHRYRPGTVALREIRKYQKSTELLIRKLPFQRLVREIAQDFKTDLRFQSHAVLALQEAAEAYLVGLFEDTNLCAIHAKRVTIMPKDIQLARRIRGERA, encoded by the exons ATGGCTCGTACCAAACAAACCGCTCGCAAATCTACCGGCGGGAAGGCTCCTCGCAAGCAACTCGCTACTAAg gCTGCAAGGAAGTCTGCACCCACAACTGGTGGAGTCAAGAAGCCTCATCGTTACCGCCCTGGTACTGTGGCTCTCCG TGAGATTCGTAAATACCAGAAAAGCACTGAACTTTTGATCCGCAAGCTGCCTTTCCAACGTCTTGTTCGTGAAATTGCACAAGACTTCAAG ACGGATTTGAGGTTCCAGAGCCATGCAGTTCTTGCACTTCAGGAGGCTGCGGAGGCATACCTTGTTGGTTTATTTGAAGACACTAATCTCTGTGCCATCCATGCTAAGAGGGTCACTATTATGCCTAAGGACATCCAACTTGCTAGGCGAATTCGTGGTGAAAGGGCCTAA
- the LOC8258337 gene encoding histone H1, whose translation MATDKEAEVAATVEQPPPAAEEEAKPAEKPVKEKKTKAPKEKKPKQPKTASHPPYFQMIKEALLTLNEKSGSSPYAIAKYMEEKHKAVLPSNFKKILALQLKNSAARGKLIKIRASYKLSESNKKEKGTTKVPKAAKGGDKKPKQPKTANVSTRKTRSVNKAEAAKKPAAGATKKVGAPKKTKKTTPAKPKQPKSIKSPAAKRTKKAAVAVAS comes from the exons ATGGCAACTGATAAAGAAGCAGAGGTTGCTGCCACCGTTGAGCAGCCACCTCCTGCGGCTGAGGAGGAAGCAAAGCCGGCAGAGAAGCCagtgaaggaaaagaaaactaaggctcctaaagaaaagaaacctaAACAGCCCAAAACTGCTTCTCATCCTCCATATTTTCAG ATGATCAAAGAAGCTCTTTTGACCTTGAATGAAAAGTCCGGATCAAGCCCGTATGCTATAGCTAAATATATGGAAGAGAAGCACAAGGCAGTATTACCCTCAAACTTCAAGAAAATTCTGGCTTTACAGCTGAAAAACTCTGCTGCTAGAGGGAAGTTGATCAAGATCAGGGCTTCTTATAAGTTATCCGAGTCGAACAAGAAAGAGAAGGGAACAACCAAAGTTCCAAAAGCAGCAAAAGGAGGAGACAAGAAACCTAAACAGCCCAAAACTGCTAATGTTAGTACAAGAAAGACACGGTCTGTTAACAAAGCTGAGGCTGCAAAGAAACCAGCAGCAGGAGCAACAAAGAAAGTTGGAGCTCCtaaaaagacaaagaaaacaactcctgcTAAACCTAAACAGCCCAAGTCAATCAAGTCCCCTGCTGCGAAAAGAACCAAGAAAGCTGCTGTTGCTGTTGCTTCTTGA